In a genomic window of Siphonobacter curvatus:
- a CDS encoding anhydro-N-acetylmuramic acid kinase, whose amino-acid sequence MNAHIQKLYTIAQKPERTIIGLMSGTSMDGLDVALCTFRGEGGQTQVTVREFRTVDFTEEIKAEIRTVFAKRTIDFQHLCVLNPWIGNLHGRLVLDCLESWGIAPAEVDVIASHGQTVFHAPRILHGLDQFPNATLQIGDGDHVAVTTGIITLSDFRQKHCAAGGEGAPLAVYGDYLIFSEAGENRILLNLGGIANFTFLPANLNADEVFATDTGTGNTLLDAYTRQKFNKAYDADAALARRGTIHEPLLAALKQNPFFEKPFPKTTGPELFSLAYLEAAQQQIQRTDLSPEDVLATLTRFSAETIAEAVHRSLKSRDTTQPWVLYASGGGMHNPLLWQYIQELLPEMTLCRTDELGISGDAKEAVLFATLANEALVGGKTHFGNRQGVPSVSMGKISFPN is encoded by the coding sequence ATGAACGCACATATACAGAAACTATATACGATTGCTCAGAAACCTGAACGTACCATCATTGGCTTGATGTCGGGTACTTCGATGGATGGACTGGACGTGGCCCTCTGTACTTTTCGGGGGGAAGGCGGACAAACGCAGGTTACCGTACGCGAGTTTCGGACGGTAGATTTTACCGAGGAAATTAAAGCGGAAATTCGAACCGTATTCGCCAAGCGAACCATTGATTTCCAACACCTGTGCGTACTGAATCCCTGGATTGGCAACCTGCACGGGCGGCTGGTGCTCGACTGTCTGGAAAGCTGGGGCATTGCTCCGGCGGAAGTGGATGTGATTGCCAGTCACGGACAGACGGTCTTTCACGCCCCCCGAATTCTGCACGGTCTGGACCAGTTTCCCAACGCTACCCTACAAATTGGCGATGGGGATCACGTGGCAGTTACTACGGGCATTATTACCCTGTCCGATTTTCGGCAGAAACATTGTGCAGCGGGTGGTGAAGGGGCTCCGCTGGCCGTGTACGGCGACTATCTGATTTTTTCGGAAGCGGGAGAAAACCGAATTCTGCTGAATCTGGGTGGTATTGCCAACTTTACCTTCCTTCCGGCCAATCTGAATGCGGATGAAGTATTCGCTACCGATACCGGCACTGGCAATACGCTGCTTGATGCCTATACGCGTCAGAAATTCAATAAAGCCTACGACGCAGATGCGGCTTTGGCCCGCCGGGGAACGATACACGAACCCTTACTGGCCGCGTTGAAGCAGAACCCGTTTTTTGAGAAACCCTTTCCCAAAACCACGGGGCCAGAACTCTTTAGTCTGGCATATCTGGAGGCGGCTCAGCAACAAATCCAGCGTACCGACCTCAGTCCTGAAGACGTACTGGCGACCCTTACGCGATTTTCGGCGGAAACCATTGCCGAAGCCGTGCACCGTTCGCTGAAAAGCCGGGATACTACCCAACCCTGGGTATTGTACGCCAGCGGAGGCGGGATGCATAACCCCTTACTCTGGCAGTATATCCAGGAGCTTTTGCCCGAAATGACCCTTTGCCGGACCGATGAACTGGGTATTTCGGGAGATGCGAAAGAAGCCGTACTATTTGCCACTCTGGCCAACGAAGCTCTGGTGGGTGGCAAGACCCACTTTGGCAATCGGCAGGGCGTTCCCAGCGTATCGATGGGTAAGATTTCATTCCCGAATTAA
- a CDS encoding DeoR/GlpR family DNA-binding transcription regulator, whose protein sequence is MITLVKKERKELILKHVNIHSRVTFGDLSQLLHVSEETIRRDLNELSDERLIIKIKGGAMAAGNHFSPQSEKSLRYASSSKERIARKAVSLVRDGMIVLIGGGTTVQAFIEAIPDQLRATFVTVNPHTCIALLNKPNLETILIGGKVSTYSQTVIGGDAFLKLADIRADLCIMGTNAIDPTEGITDLEWETVEIKKAMFKAAQTIAILAIAEKLNTSMKLRVCPVTTLDYLITELDASHPSLQPYLALGVKTL, encoded by the coding sequence ATGATTACGCTGGTCAAAAAAGAGCGAAAAGAACTTATACTTAAACACGTCAACATCCACTCCCGGGTTACGTTCGGTGACTTGTCTCAACTACTCCATGTATCCGAGGAGACCATTCGCCGTGACCTAAATGAACTGTCTGACGAGCGGCTCATCATTAAAATCAAGGGCGGAGCCATGGCGGCGGGCAATCACTTCAGTCCCCAAAGCGAAAAATCATTGCGATACGCCTCCTCCAGCAAAGAGCGGATCGCCCGAAAAGCAGTATCCCTTGTGAGGGACGGCATGATTGTACTCATCGGCGGCGGCACAACGGTACAGGCCTTCATCGAAGCCATACCCGATCAGCTACGGGCGACCTTCGTAACGGTCAATCCGCATACCTGCATTGCGTTACTGAACAAGCCCAACCTTGAAACTATTTTGATTGGTGGCAAAGTATCAACGTATAGTCAAACCGTAATAGGTGGCGATGCGTTTTTGAAGCTTGCCGATATTCGGGCCGACCTTTGCATTATGGGTACGAATGCCATTGACCCTACGGAAGGGATTACCGATCTGGAATGGGAAACCGTGGAGATCAAAAAGGCGATGTTCAAGGCGGCTCAGACTATTGCTATTCTGGCCATCGCCGAAAAACTGAATACCTCAATGAAACTACGGGTATGCCCCGTCACCACGCTTGATTACCTGATTACCGAACTTGACGCCAGCCATCCCAGTCTGCAGCCGTATCTCGCTCTCGGCGTCAAAACCCTTTAA
- a CDS encoding enolase C-terminal domain-like protein yields MIRRQFIQQVLQGAASTAVLSTPWVAAAADWPAAADLQSHTIADISYTEVQLKWPRFVGKNGRRDNHGYGPKVGVCTLTTDQGAKGWGMHGGRNQEAIAYLKGKRVSEVFQPAVGVTDPKVLAFDVPLHDLAGVILNKPVYELLGQKKPILTKCYSGMIYFDELETNEGPVKTATGGLDKLIENCRHDYELGYRQLKLKIGRGNMWMPKEEGLKRDIEVTKLVAKTFPDVEILVDANDGYTADTAIAYLKGIGDIPLFWMEEPFAETVADYQKLRSWTKANKPKMLLAEGEANPNQELLRELGEKKLIDVHLTDIIGYGFTPWRKLMPELKKMGILASPHAFGELLKSYYCTHLAGGLGNTTTIEGVPATSEDIDFGKYKIEKGKFIPSPDPGFGMTLLKKS; encoded by the coding sequence ATGATCAGAAGACAGTTTATTCAACAGGTACTGCAAGGTGCCGCTTCTACGGCTGTGCTCAGTACACCCTGGGTTGCCGCAGCCGCTGACTGGCCTGCTGCCGCCGATCTCCAGAGCCATACCATTGCGGACATCAGCTATACCGAAGTACAACTCAAATGGCCCCGGTTTGTGGGTAAAAATGGTCGGCGGGATAACCACGGTTATGGCCCTAAAGTGGGCGTTTGTACACTAACGACGGATCAGGGAGCGAAAGGCTGGGGGATGCACGGGGGGCGAAATCAGGAGGCTATTGCCTACCTGAAGGGCAAACGGGTTTCGGAGGTGTTTCAACCCGCTGTCGGGGTTACTGACCCTAAAGTTTTGGCTTTCGATGTGCCCCTACACGATCTGGCCGGTGTGATCCTGAATAAGCCGGTTTACGAATTATTGGGACAGAAAAAGCCCATCCTGACCAAGTGTTACAGCGGGATGATTTATTTCGACGAGCTGGAAACGAATGAAGGTCCCGTAAAGACGGCGACCGGGGGACTGGATAAACTGATCGAAAACTGTAGACACGATTATGAACTGGGGTATCGGCAACTCAAGCTTAAAATTGGTCGCGGCAATATGTGGATGCCGAAAGAAGAAGGGCTGAAACGTGATATTGAGGTGACCAAATTGGTGGCCAAAACGTTCCCGGATGTCGAAATTCTGGTGGATGCCAATGACGGCTATACCGCCGATACAGCGATTGCCTACTTGAAAGGCATTGGTGATATTCCCCTTTTCTGGATGGAAGAACCCTTTGCCGAAACGGTTGCCGACTACCAGAAACTGCGGTCCTGGACCAAAGCTAATAAGCCTAAAATGCTGCTGGCCGAGGGCGAAGCCAATCCCAATCAGGAATTATTACGCGAGTTGGGAGAGAAAAAACTGATCGACGTCCACCTGACTGACATCATAGGCTACGGATTTACTCCCTGGCGGAAACTCATGCCCGAACTTAAGAAAATGGGCATTCTAGCCTCACCGCACGCCTTTGGTGAATTACTCAAATCGTACTACTGCACGCATTTGGCGGGTGGACTGGGCAATACAACGACTATTGAAGGCGTACCCGCCACGAGTGAAGACATTGATTTTGGTAAGTATAAAATCGAAAAGGGAAAATTCATTCCTTCTCCGGATCCTGGCTTTGGTATGACTTTGCTTAAAAAGAGCTGA